A genomic region of Microscilla marina ATCC 23134 contains the following coding sequences:
- a CDS encoding leucine-rich repeat domain-containing protein, whose protein sequence is MKTDSQKIKQLLVPENEVYDEKHQQNVALAFQLMKGTGVPDDLQERVFQLFTLHCLEHDLKEYRNVWKDLKSIKLNFTSLKKIPPQIEQLQNLESLYVNNNPIPELPPEIGALKKLQQMSVADNKLISLPKEIGQLTHLTELDLSGNFISSFPEEFKNLTKLKYLSMNQMSLKRIPLVVTYFTNLKQLSFMRNQIRQLPSDIKKLQNLEELMISSNDLTFIPDDIKHLKKLKIFDARKNPNEKQLKQKIKKLLPNVYI, encoded by the coding sequence ATGAAAACCGATAGCCAAAAAATAAAACAATTGCTGGTACCCGAAAACGAGGTATACGATGAGAAACACCAACAAAATGTGGCGCTTGCTTTCCAGCTCATGAAAGGAACAGGAGTACCTGATGACCTACAAGAGCGTGTATTTCAGCTATTTACCTTGCATTGCTTAGAGCATGACCTCAAGGAGTACAGGAATGTTTGGAAAGATTTAAAAAGCATCAAGCTTAACTTTACTTCTTTGAAAAAGATCCCTCCTCAGATTGAACAATTGCAAAACTTGGAAAGTCTTTATGTGAATAATAACCCGATTCCTGAATTGCCCCCTGAAATAGGGGCACTCAAAAAACTTCAACAAATGAGCGTTGCAGATAATAAACTTATCTCGTTGCCCAAAGAGATAGGGCAATTGACTCACTTGACAGAGCTAGATTTGTCAGGAAATTTCATCAGCTCATTTCCAGAGGAGTTTAAAAATTTAACAAAATTGAAGTATCTCTCTATGAATCAAATGTCATTAAAACGTATTCCTCTTGTCGTTACCTACTTCACAAATTTAAAACAGTTAAGCTTTATGCGTAACCAAATAAGGCAGTTGCCCTCAGACATCAAAAAGCTTCAGAACCTTGAAGAGCTTATGATATCTAGTAATGATCTTACCTTCATTCCAGATGACATCAAACACTTAAAAAAACTCAAAATATTTGATGCGAGAAAAAACCCTAATGAAAAGCAGTTGAAACAAAAAATAAAGAAACTTTTGCCCAATGTGTATATATAG
- a CDS encoding leucine-rich repeat domain-containing protein: MYCLEYELVEFENYWEEVTEIRCYFGYVSVMPKNIGKLKKLEGLFLGRNQIKEVAPQIAEIKSLKSLDVFQLFTLHCLEHDLKEYRNVWKDLKTIKLDFTSLKKIPPQIEQLQNLETFDVNNNLIPELPPEIGALKQLQRINIAGNKLTTLPKEIGQLTHLTELNLSWNFISSFPEEFKNLTSLTYLSMNEMYLKHFPPIITHLVNLKKLYLLDNQIQELPYNIKELYNLEELMISYNELVLISDEIKYLKKLKMIDISNNPNEKQLKQKIKRLLPNVYV, translated from the coding sequence ATGTATTGTTTAGAATATGAGTTGGTGGAGTTTGAGAACTATTGGGAGGAAGTAACAGAGATTCGCTGCTATTTTGGCTATGTAAGTGTCATGCCTAAAAACATTGGTAAACTCAAAAAGCTTGAGGGTTTGTTCCTGGGCAGAAACCAAATAAAGGAGGTTGCTCCACAAATAGCTGAAATAAAAAGCCTAAAATCTCTAGATGTATTTCAGTTATTTACCCTACACTGCCTAGAGCATGACCTCAAGGAGTACAGGAATGTTTGGAAAGATTTAAAAACCATCAAGCTTGACTTTACTTCTTTGAAAAAAATCCCTCCCCAGATTGAACAATTACAAAATCTGGAAACCTTTGATGTCAATAATAACCTGATACCTGAATTGCCGCCCGAAATAGGGGCACTCAAGCAACTTCAACGCATCAATATTGCAGGTAACAAACTTACCACATTGCCCAAAGAGATAGGGCAATTGACTCACTTGACAGAGTTAAATTTATCATGGAACTTCATCAGCTCATTTCCAGAGGAGTTTAAAAATTTAACAAGTTTGACATACCTTTCTATGAATGAAATGTATTTAAAACATTTTCCGCCTATAATTACCCACTTGGTGAACCTAAAAAAATTATACCTTTTGGATAATCAGATACAAGAATTGCCTTACAATATAAAAGAATTATATAACCTCGAAGAGCTTATGATATCTTATAATGAACTTGTATTGATATCAGATGAGATTAAATACTTGAAAAAACTAAAAATGATTGATATCAGTAATAACCCTAACGAAAAGCAGTTGAAACAAAAAATAAAGAGGCTTTTGCCCAATGTATATGTATAA
- a CDS encoding BlaI/MecI/CopY family transcriptional regulator has translation MKKPTDVELEILQVLWQHGPSTVRFVNDELNKLRDTETGYTTTLKMLQLMTEKGLTDRDTSTRTHIYHAVITQEDTQKTLVNRLMDTAFGGSAKKLVMQALGNKKTSKKELEEIKKMIDDLEKGGETS, from the coding sequence ATGAAAAAACCCACTGACGTAGAACTAGAGATTCTTCAGGTATTGTGGCAACATGGACCCTCTACGGTGCGCTTTGTAAACGATGAACTCAATAAGTTACGTGACACCGAAACCGGTTATACTACCACGCTCAAAATGTTGCAGTTGATGACCGAAAAAGGATTGACCGACCGCGATACCTCTACTCGCACCCATATATACCATGCGGTGATTACCCAGGAAGATACCCAAAAAACACTGGTCAACCGATTGATGGATACTGCTTTTGGTGGCTCGGCAAAAAAGCTGGTCATGCAGGCTTTGGGCAACAAAAAAACCAGTAAGAAAGAGTTGGAAGAAATCAAAAAAATGATTGATGACTTAGAGAAAGGAGGGGAGACCTCATGA
- a CDS encoding tetratricopeptide repeat protein, with protein sequence MKKYPLKVFLTFFPPVTIAGIFLMLLPRWKGNGSENVLFITSIIISFLLWFVFIRWALAIRETGKMLFARIFGGMPHHVILGRGKGLGEYEWLGAKVGINTKLTVSASKAFFAHKPFLKFRYAMYLSGGFLLNALLVVVSERIIYYTISPSMTSATLAWWVWKTFALASAYIYLGDFIAPVRPNYGEDGFPSDQVTLFNLWKTPIENLADDFNEIYYRDAHDYFKRKNYPKAIRLYKKLVNDEDETRKFNSRFNLGTIFLREAKFEKSIKMYESLERMISVGAFGTQAFLWHMELAWNYLGLGESALAEQHARQAFLLNQNDEGMNILRGAIFIEKGELNKAYPLLKEVTDNSFNLEDRLSAAIFLYDCLGRQQSWQEAEEYKQFIEDYSAYLSVANAFFWERAQKNANLSKKG encoded by the coding sequence ATGAAAAAATATCCGCTAAAAGTATTTTTAACCTTCTTTCCTCCTGTAACAATAGCAGGCATATTCCTTATGCTTCTGCCAAGGTGGAAAGGCAATGGAAGCGAGAATGTTCTCTTCATTACTAGCATAATCATTTCCTTTTTGTTGTGGTTTGTCTTTATCCGTTGGGCGCTCGCAATCAGAGAAACAGGTAAAATGCTATTTGCCCGAATTTTTGGAGGTATGCCCCACCATGTTATTCTGGGAAGAGGAAAAGGTTTGGGAGAGTATGAGTGGCTGGGGGCTAAGGTAGGGATCAATACAAAGTTAACAGTCTCTGCTTCTAAAGCCTTTTTTGCGCACAAACCCTTCCTCAAGTTCAGGTACGCCATGTACCTCTCTGGGGGCTTTTTGCTCAATGCTTTGCTTGTCGTTGTATCAGAACGAATCATCTACTACACCATAAGCCCTTCCATGACTAGTGCCACCCTTGCCTGGTGGGTATGGAAAACCTTTGCTCTTGCCAGTGCTTATATTTATCTGGGGGATTTCATTGCCCCAGTCAGACCAAACTATGGCGAAGATGGTTTCCCTAGCGACCAAGTAACCCTATTTAACCTTTGGAAAACCCCCATAGAAAATCTTGCAGACGATTTCAATGAAATTTATTACCGCGATGCCCACGACTATTTCAAAAGGAAAAACTACCCTAAAGCCATTCGTTTGTACAAAAAACTGGTAAATGATGAAGACGAAACCAGAAAGTTCAACTCCAGATTTAACCTGGGTACTATTTTTTTAAGAGAAGCCAAGTTCGAAAAGTCTATCAAAATGTACGAAAGTCTGGAGAGAATGATCTCTGTAGGGGCATTTGGTACCCAGGCATTCCTATGGCATATGGAACTTGCCTGGAATTACCTGGGTTTGGGAGAATCAGCCCTTGCAGAGCAACATGCCCGTCAAGCTTTCCTATTGAACCAAAACGATGAAGGGATGAACATACTTAGGGGCGCCATATTTATTGAAAAAGGAGAGTTAAATAAAGCATACCCCTTACTTAAAGAGGTTACCGATAACAGTTTTAATCTTGAAGATAGACTCTCAGCAGCAATATTTCTTTACGATTGCCTCGGCAGACAACAAAGCTGGCAAGAAGCAGAAGAATACAAACAATTCATAGAAGATTACTCTGCCTACCTGTCTGTTGCCAATGCCTTTTTTTGGGAAAGGGCTCAAAAGAATGCCAACTTGAGCAAAAAAGGATAA